CAACGCTGTAGCCTCCAATTTGGGTTATGAGTTCTGATGTAAATCTTATGTTCGCAGGCAACTTTCTACGGAGCAAGCCGTTTTACAGGAGTCACTAGAGAAAGAATCAAAAGTAAACAAACGCCTGTCAATGGAAAATGAAGAACTTCTGTGGAAGTTGCACAATGGTGACCTATGCATCCCAAGAAAACTGTCTCCCAGTTCTCCATCTGTGCCTCTTCAGTCCCCACGGAATTCTGGTAACTTCTCTAGTCCTACAGGATCACCGAGATGACATCTCTTGAGAGAAAGAGCGGATTGCATTTCACTTGTGATCTGTGGAACTGATCCTAACTTTAGTCACAAGAGCAAGAGCTATATTAGCTGACTGACACTAAACATAACTGGAAACCATTTGGTGCAAAAATGGCGATAAGAGACTGAGAATATGGGAGGAGGACACTCATATTGCTCCTCCTGAAAAGACTTGTTTATGACCTCTACAGACATTGTTGCACAAAGCACTTAGAGAGCAAGGAAAGACTTGTTCATTGCCTTTTCACCTAACTATAAGAAAAAGCTCAGGGGCTTAGAATAAAGATCACAACCTTTATAAAATGTTCCTTATCACAGACACTTTTTTTAAGGCTGTGTGTATGCGTGCGTGTGCTGTGGATGGAATGGATGTAACACACTGTGCGTGTGTCTAAATGCTGCCTTCTTTGCTGTGTATGTAATAAAGGATAAAAGCTGAAGAATATACATTGACATGTACTTTCTTAAAGATGTTGTCAGGATGCATGCTTTTAGCAAAGAGGACCCTCACTCTGGGAATGAGGAGAAACTGCCACTAGTACTACGTAGGCTGGTTTCCTTCATCATTCTGGCTTcagttcagtgaaaaaaaagtcataaaaagCTTTGTCAACTGACATGTTAGTGTCTTGGCTGACCTGAGTATGCAactttgaattaattttaaaaacaaactgaatCACAGCCATATTTTGCATGTATTCTTGGTTTAGTATCTATGCACAACTCTGTTGTTTATGAAGAGACATGTTTTGCAGGGTACAGTGGATTTTGGCTTTCAAGTCAGCAAATCATAGTCGGAACCATGGTAGCCCTGAAGGTCAGAAGTTATTAGTAGAGTTGCTGATTTATAAACCTAGGCCTATCATCTTAACTGGTGAAACGGAATTGCTTATTTCTCCAAACCAGCATGTCTTCTGTCAGCTGAGGATAAACAAGATGTAGATTTGaaagccaaagagaaaaaaatgcaataaattgtCATTAGGTGCATTCTTAACTCAGTTCTCAAGAAGAATCTTAAGCAATTTGTGAATTCCAATGTATCTGCTGACACACTGCCTTTTTAAGTATTAGTATTTGTATTAACATTCTTCAGTGTTGGCTAAATTCACctaaggaagaggaaggaggtggTTGTTGTATATTTATCTTCATCATTCTGTCATACCTTCCCTCTTAGACTGCAAGCGTTTTGCTAGTTCATTTGGCAAAAGACCCTGGGCAAGAGATTCCacagagcaggggaaaaaagttgTCCTGGCTGTTGGAACTGGAGGCTGAGGGTGTCATAGGCTGAGCTGCAACAAGGTAATCACGTAGACTTGCTACACCTTTGGTCAGACccatttaaaatctgttttaccCAGTGAACACACGTTAGTCGACTTCACAGTAGTATTGCAAAACATTATCTGTGGGTTTTACAGTACCACTTCCAGGATTCCTGTTACACGGCTGTTTTGCTAATGCCGTTAGGTAGCTATACAGTTAACTGTTACAGTAAATCAGGTCTACTGAGTTTCCTGGTGTTTCCAGTAGCTTGGGACAGGAATCGAGAGGAGGGAAAGTGTTTAAAGAACTCAACTCGAGAACCACTTCAAAGCATTTTACCCAAGACTTGAAAAATCTTGGCTTATAATGAGGAACACAAACATATAAACAAGACTTTTAACAGTGCTTATAAAGTAAATAAACTTGTAGTATGCTTAAACTTGTCACTGAGTCTTTCATCATTAAATTTACTTTATTTCCCATAATGTACAAGTTAAGGGTAGCATTTCTGTGGAACATGATGCTTTCCTTTAATCCTCTTTAGGGCACTGTGCATACCACTTGTTAGTGGTGTCAGTACTTCAAATGTTTCTTAGGGGTTTCAAATTTAACTTATGAAAATCCTTTGTGGGTTAAAGCTTGGACTAAAGTGTATTTTGGAACATTCATATTTTCTATGGTCAAAGAGATTTGATCACGTGTATTTGAGCTGAATACTTAATAATCTTTTTGTACTGACTGAAaggctttttctccttcttctatCAGTCAAGGGATCGTTAAGGAGAAACATTCCTCCAAATGCTAAAAAATTACAGTACCTGCTCAGCATAGCAGAACAGCAATAGTGAAGCTTCACTGCACCAATCATTAATGTTCAGCTAACCCTTAGAAAATTTTAACTACCCTTGTTACTCTCACGTAAGCAGAAGTTACGCAGAGCTTGCTTGTGATTATTAGCAATTCAGTTTTAGATGGCTGTTGAAAAAATGGAGATaacattacaaaataaaatacttgagTACTGTTGGCTTAATGCAAGGACCCCATGTGTAGATGTCCTGTAAAGACATCCTACAGGATTCATCTTATTATATTACTCACTTTATTCACAAATTTTTTTGTGTAAGAAAAGCCACATAGAGTTTAGTAACCTAACAGGTCAGGTCACAAGAAGAGTTGCCTAGCCACTGCTAAGAACTTAATCATATTATTTGCAACATTAGTGCCTCAAATGGAACATGCAAGTAGAGTGCatacaaatgtttgaagatCAAATATATATAGTACATGCCTGTAACAGAGAAGGGGGAAGGCTTTTCCAAGCTAccaataaagaaaagcaaagtatgGTGTAGTAAATAATACAGAGACTGTTAATTTGTTTATAGTTTACCTCTACAATGCAGGAGACCATGTGTTAGTAAGGGCTTTGTTCAATCCAGTAACTTATGtactttttttgtaatttctttagCATAAAGTTTCTTTCAGGAAAAGCTAGAAACCTGTTCCCCACAAATATATTCCAGAGGTCTACTGCTAGTCATGCAAAGAAAATcacttggggttttttcagaAACTCAGTCCTAACTAGCAGTTCCAGCACTAATGCGAAGTTGCAAAGGAAGTCACAGTGATGTTTACATTGGTACCAAATAGTTTGTTGCCATTCAAAATATCGGTAACATGGTTCACctcatttcaatattttttctctaaagcTTGTTGTATAAGTTTTGCACTATTTTTTGCTGTAAGGGTTGcagtgaataatttctttcaagtTTCTCATGGCAAACACAAAAGACATTTGCATGTAAACTGatacagaatcatagtatcaaGGAACTCATGCAGGAAATTCCTTCTAGACAGAAAATAACCACTGATCTTTAAAACCATAGTTGCCTGACAACCAGGAAGTTATTTAGAGCTGAGCTGGATCTAAAAGGGCCATCAGGAACCTGGAATAATTATTGAACCCTGAAGAAACAAATACCTTCTGTCCATTGCTACTGCCTTGCCTTAGCAGAGTGGTGACTTAGGTATGGAAATAGAAACAACAATACTGACAGGTTTAGGCTTTGACGAGTCACTTAAATTTCATTTCTGGGCTTCGTTCTTGTACCCTGTGGCACTGTTTATGTCAAAATACATAACTGCATCAGTGCAAAAGAATCAGGCCTGCCTGGGAGGCTTTTGTTAAAATAAGAACTATGTAAAATATATACTGTAAAATAATTCTCATAGTTTACAATGATGAGAAATATTGTGAtgaggctgggggggggaggaaggaacCAACCACCAAATATTCCTCCCTAAAGGCACTGCATCTGTGCTTCTAATCCGTCTTGAGAACTGTATGTGACCTGTACATGTAATGATTAAACCCGAGGGAAACTACTTAAGCCATAAAGCAACAACGGATTTATATCgtcttttcctctcctgccaAACCGTCACCAAGGATGTGATGCTACCACATGAAGCTACTTTGCTTCCAGAGGCCAACAATATTCCAGGCACATGAGAAGCACTCTCCATGAAGCCCACTTCATGAAATATGCATAGAGCCATTTCAGTCTTCACCGTGGATATTTATCATATCATTTACATACAGGTTAATGATGTTTTTCAGAAGCTGCCGTTTTTACATTAGTACTTACTAGACAGGACTAGTGATATCTACTCTGCACACCTGCTCGGTAGTTTGAGTGGTCTGGAGCAAAGGGCTTACTTCAAGCCTTTACCAGAAGAAAGCTTTAAGAATTCCAGTCAAATTGCAGGCTGAGACACACTGGAGTGTGTGTAACCAAGGTTTAACTCTCTGTATGCTCAGAATAAGCTGGTTTTCACATGCCTTGTAAATAAACTGGCTTGCTTTAAgacttgtggttttttttttttggtcacacAATTTACACTACTGAGTAGATTCGTAGTGAAGTTCTAGCTTAAATTCATTCCATGCTTGAGCCTAGGAAGAAAAAACGTTGCCAAAATGTCCAACAGCCTTGTTAGCCAGGTTTTATCTTTTCTCTGGAAGGCCTCTTTCCTTGGTTTGGTAACTAAACCCAAGGTGAGAGCAGGGTGCTTATTTATCCAGATATAGTTCTGTGTAAATGaaacatctttccttttctctcaggTAAATCAATGCGATTAAGTTGGTATTGTTATTAACCCGAAAAGAGATTCTGCTGAATAACTGAACATTACTCTAATGTTACATTTGGCGGTTTTTCTTCTATAAATGATACTACATTAATAAATGCAAGTTTTACCTTTAGCAAATGTAATTCAGTACATAATTTAGTAAACGTAACGCCATGCATATACTGAGGAGTGAACTCACACTATGTATAAGATACATCTTATAAGGTTGTAAGAATGCAACAACATGAGGAAAATCCAACATAGTCAGCGACTTACAAGTCTCTAGAGACATATTCTAACACCTTAATAGATATTTAGTATTAATCTTCCCCAGCACTCGAGTTTTATTTGTGAGTTTGTCTTTATGTATATATGAAATGAacgaacacacacacacataactCATTCACGTTTTCATAATGTTCAGAAATTTAATTAGTCgtgcaaaataaacatttgctATTGTCTAAtcctgttggttttgttttgattttttttaagaaaaaaaccccaaacgtACAGTACTCTAAAACTGCACAGCACCACAGGAGATAGACCTGCCTGGTGGATTTTTGAGGGTATTTAATATCCTCTCAGTTCTCACGTACACAGAAAAGTACAGGTTAACCTTATGAAAGAGTTTGAGGAAAAGCACCTTATGCAAAGGAAAGCCCAAGAGCACCTATTCCTAAATATAATAAGTCCTATGCAGGCTTAAACTTTTAATGCTTTGTAGTAGTTTTCCTTACTCACAACTGACTGTTGGTGGGCACAGGGAACTCTGTTTTGACCTGCCAAGCTGTGAATACAGAATGCATTGACTTATAAAGAGAGACAGTGATAGAGAAAACTTCATTTAAACATTAATAAGAAAACTAACAGCTATAGTGTCAAATAACATACAGTTCATTCTATGTTCAGAAGCCTTTCTTATCGATTTAGTTCAACTTTAGTAGCTACTGTTGTTTCTCCTTGGAGGTTCTGAGCTATACAAATGTAGTTTCCAGCATCTCTGGCTTCAAAATCCTCAACAACAAGAACACTCTTTGAGATTCTTGTGGTATGTCCAGTTCCTCTGTTTATCAGTCTCCAGAAGTTTTGGATAATCACAGGCCTCTTGgactgtttaaaagaaagaaaaacaacacccACCCACATAAGAAAACAGGTGATTTTGCAAAGCGCATTAGTGACACCACCCTATCAAACTGTGAAACAAAAGGTCAGATAGTAGAAGCCTATATCCAGAAGTCAGTCTTAAGTGATGAAACTGAAGGTGTCTTGCAGTCACAGCAACACTCCTGCATTAAATTGTGACATACCAGTAAGTTATGCCAAACAAGGTGCTATGTATCTTTAGATTAGTGATGGGCTGCCAAAGCACTGCCTGGAACGCCTGAAAAAACTCAGTTGTAATTGTGGGCCACTTACTGGGGTTGCATCTGGGTACTTAATCAAGTAGCTGAGGTAGCTTGGGGGAGATGTCAGGATAGGCGTATGAACTTAGTTTCAAGATTTCAGCATGTCTCAAAAAAGGCAGGCAGCAGTGGCATGAGTGAATTAGTTGAACAAATCTTACCTAGTTCTCTTTTAGCACAGAGAATAGCTTTAAAGCATGTGTTGCAAACTGACTCCTCCTCCACTAGTTTCAGAAACACTGTATTAGGTAACGTACAAGCAAACAGTAAAAATTCTTAAGTGCTTCTAAATTAATCCTCACATGACGCTtctttagaatcacagaatcatagcatcacctggttggaaaagacccaccggatcatcgggtccaaccattcctatcaaacactaaaccatgtccctcagcgcctcatccacccatatgtattcaaaaaatacaaatgtgaaTGCTTAGAAAAAAGCCTTTTAGCTACTGCTGTTCCTGTAACAGTTTTTTTAATGGACTGTTTTTCAGGTCATACTCCCTGGCATCCTTAATCATGTTGCCCTGTGCTATAACAAGAACCTGGATAAATGAGTGAGACAGGTTTCTGCTTGGAAACCATCTCCTCTTGCTTCATGAAATAGGTGGATCAGCCATTTACTAATATGAATGCTACAAGGCTTAAGCTAATAGTTTCAAAAGGACAAGTTAAGACACTCATCTAGAGCCAAAGCTACAACCTTGTACTTGCAAAATGACCAGTACAGAAAAAGCCGCCAGTCTTCTTGAAGCTTAGGGATGAGTCACCGTGCACTCACGGGATGCCTAGGAAGTGGCAGGCATTTGCAGCTAGCAAGAACTGTTTTGAAAAACTGGTAATCTCATCTAGAAATTCTTAACCCTTTAGAAGGAGCCAAGCCACTCAGCAGACCTCTACCAAGCAGAGCACTACCTTCTGTTCCCAGCCTGAAAACTAAGTGCTACCTACAATCAAGTACTACCACACAGTTAATTTAAGCCTAAGTCATTAAACATACCAAGTGGAACTTCCCTGACCCTAATGAAAGTGAGGGTGAACACCATGTAAGGTAGACACTATTTGCCTAGCTGTGCTCCAGCTAGCCCAGTTTCTCTTGAACTAATTGCCTTCTGCTTTGAAGCTGGTTTCAGGGAATCATATTAAGGAGTGGATCAGCATGCAACAGGATGCATTCACAACAGGGGAATGAGCAAACGCAATTATCAGGGAGtggcaaggggaaaaaaaaaagagggagaggtTAGTGACTACAGAGATCAGATGAGGGTCTCTCATCTCAGAGAGAAGGGTACCTAGGAGCAAGCAGGGATTAAagtgctgcttctgctcagGGATCAAGTGAGAGGTGATAGCCAGTTGCTGCGTGGGGTGGTAGCGGGAAGCGAAAACTATCACTTACCTCCctgcactgaaagcagcagcaatgaATGGGAACCTCCAGTGAATCTTACAATATTGTCAGCCCTTTTTCTTGCACAAAACAAAGTGTATCTGACCAGCGCCACTGATggccttctttcttctccctctgctcccaccGTTTTCCTTTGCAGTATGTGAATACTTTCTGAATAAATGCTAAATATCCAACTCTGATATTTACTTAACCCTTTTGTTGGGGCAGACACCCAACACGAcccttccctccctgtccccaggcacAACTGGAGCTGAGTGTTCACTCCAGCAGATAAGCACATCAGCCCTTTCCATGGCAGCTGGCAGGCCACGGGACAAAGTCTCTCTCTGTCCACCATGTAGCTGGGTGCAGTGAGAGGGCGTAGTTCTCTGCTGATAGTGCAAGTGCCATGCACTGCAGCTGCAGTATCCACAGCAAACAAGGCAGGTAATTTGCATGTGTTTAGCTGTTTGTATTCAATCAGTGCTAGAAGGGTGTAACTGGAGTGCACATGCCAGTGCTGATCGGTGCTACGAGATCCCTGGAAGCACCTGGGCCAAGAACAGCCAGCAACCAAGCTTGGGCAGCCATTCAGCTATGAAAGATGTAAAAGTAGCAAGGGGTGGGCACCAATAAGATACAGAATTTCTCAAGGCCAGGCTCAATCCAGAATTTAATTACTTTAATTGTTTGTTCTTAGCAATTACAGTGAGTtaaaaaagacataaaactGGGGTTTGTGTAGCCAGTTAATGCAGTCCAATAAacacagccagaaaaaaaaggaaacaaccaAAACACACAAtccacaacacaaaaaaaaaaaccttaacaGAAAAACCATACCAATCAATCAAAGCTAATGTGACCAGCAGGGGTAATTCTTCTCCCCACCCAAGAGAGTGAATAGGACTGCCAGAGTTAAAGGCCCAGCTTGAAGGACAGACACACTGCCATTTGCTGATGCATCTCACTCAAAGTAATCCTAAGAGATACATTCAGAGGAAAACACTGGGCATTTAACTCAAAACCCACTGTTGCTCTGCAGCTCCCCAAACTTGGAGGCACTTAATTTTTCCCtagcatttttatttacttctccGACAGCTGCAAGTTTCTCCGCTTGTTTAGAcatctctccctttccttcctaACTTCAAATGGACACCAGAAACAAGAATTCTGCCAAACTCCTCTGGTGCTCCATCCAGTAGTTACTTTTCAGATCAACTAGCTCATGCTTTCAGTACCAAGCCCCTTGCCAAATGCAGCTGAGGCTGCACTCATGTAACAACAGTGTCCGTGCAGGGAAAGGAAACTGATAATTGTCCACAAACTCTCAGAATTCGATAGTCCCAGCACAAAAACTTATATGACaagcagcaggaaataaaaaataaggtggaggggagaggaaaaagtgaaaagagtGAGCTAATATCTAAACTAGGACTAGAAACCTGGTTCTACATACCTGGTGCCCTCACCACCAGTTCAAATCCCTTCGTGCTCACTTGCACGCTCACTATTTTTTCACACACCTTCCCCTGACAGCAGAGTGCTACACTCTTTTAATGTCTGCAACAAACTTCTGGGGATTTAGATTTGAATTTTCTCAAGTCTATTAGCACTGAACTCCACCCACTCACTTAAAAACTTATCTCTGCTGTTAAATTAGTTAATTCTGCACTGGCTCAGGGAGACCAGTGCTGACACAAGTACCTTATTAGCAAGCCCTGAATCGTCCTTTGACAACCTGGGAGCAGAAAGGCTGGCAAATGGAGTACAATGCAAACCCTCTGGTCCTAGAGGATCCTTTTCCTCTGGTGAAAGGTTCCATCTTCCAGCAATTCTTCCTTTGCAATTGCCTGACTAGGATAAACAGCAGTAGAGATCAGCCTGGGCAAAAGCAGATCTCTGTGCTTCTGGATGTGGACAACAATTCAGCCTAACGATTCTATGCTGTGATGATTCATGTCCCTGAGACACAGAGATGGATGGGGTATCACATGCAGAAGCACCAGTAAGGCTTTGTGGCTTGCCCTAAAATAGCTGCCTGACACTAGCTGGCTTTGACCCTTGTCTGAGGCTTTTCTTTGTAAATGCTGACAGAGGCCAAGTGGAATGGAAACTTGAGGGAGGAGCGAGCTTTGCTGAGCCTGATTTTTGCTTACATGGGTAAAGCTCTCCAGCTTCATCCCCGTGCTACTTATAGGCTCTCAGGGAAAGATGGGCTGAAGTTCAAAGGGCATGTGCTGCAGCCTTCTGCCCATGTGCCTGAGTTAGCAAGAGGCAGACACCACAATTTGAAAGAATCTTTACTCCAAATCTAGACACTGACTGACATTCAATGTATTGTCTTTATGAAGAAGAAACCATTTCAGCCAGGGCTTACATCTCTTACCTCTTGCTCTGGGTACTGCCATCTGAAGTTCACATCTACATCTGGCTCCCCAAGAACTGTGCAGCTTACATGAACGCTGTCACCGACTTCAGCTCTAGTGGATGATGCTGCGATTGTGGTTGAGGGTGGGCCCTTGGGAACTGATAGAAAGATAGTTTTTTGgaagcagaaaattaaagttAAATATACCAAGAGAACTTAAGAGTCAATTTCTGCCTCAGTGTGCTTAACGCAACAGGTAAGTTATGTACACCTGCAGCTTTCCTGTCTACACCAGGAAAGGGCTAGAATTTAAACCTACAAAGTTTTATCACATATACTTTTGATCAAGATTTTAAAACTCTGATTACATTATTTactttacaaataatttttttaaattgttttctaaacaacatcagcagaagaaacaaaagtttGTGAAAGCATATAGAAAACTGCACTCTACCTTCCACGTACAGTAGGTGATACTTGATGGAAATCTGAGGTGCTCCCTGTGACTCTGCCTTGCAGTAGACAATACCTTTATGATCAGAAGTAGGGTGCTGGTAGACAAAACCCTTCTTCACATCATAAGTAACATCAATTCCATCTATTTCAATTTCTTCTGCTGGAAATTCTCTGTGTAGAGTCACTTTTGCTGAAGGAGTAGTGACACGACATGGGATAACTGCAGGTTTATCTGGGTTCAGGTAGACAATATCAAAATAGCTGGGAGTAGGTACAAAGAGTTCCTCTTTATCTGTGCAGAAAAGTTGACatagaaaaaatatgtatatctTGGTTtaacagaaggaagagaaaacacatATGACAAGAGAAAATAGCTATGagcaacattaaaaattaacccaaagctttttgctttaaatacacacacacaaaagaaaaaaaagaaaacacaaacaacttCTTGAATGTGAGCATATATTTACAGATGcttccattaaaaatattaaataaaaaagaaagagtattCTTTACTgttatcaaatatttttactcTTACGAAAATCTTTGGAATTCCTTTTTAGTACGTTTCCAAATACTCATCTGGTTCTAATTCTGTTCACTCGCCCATTTTTAAAGGGTAAGACacacaaaaatcaaaacaccaTTGGTAAGATAGGCACTACTAGAAAGACATATTCTTTGGAGCTACAGCCTTTTTATAAATATGATTTTAGGCAAAATGTTTGATTTACTGCCCTAAGTAGCTGAAATATTTAGTGCTTTTAGAATGACAGTTGAATGCTTCAGAACATAAAGctgaaattcctttttctaGCACAAACATTTACATAATAACTTTACTGAAAAGTTTAGAAAGGCTAGAATAAAGGAATGTATCCTCAGAACATCAAGCACTTCTGATAAATGGCTTCTGCAGAGTCTCATGGTCTCAATTTAGCTCCAAAACATATCGCAAACAAACCTATCTTGTACTGAAATATTTGCTGGCCAAGAATGCTTTAGCTCTAATCAGGCAGTGAAGGCTGTTTTACCATTCAGAATATTTTCCGTAAGAATAATTTAACCATTTGATTTCAGCTCTATTGCACTAAGTAGCAGTATATTCCACACAGTTACCCACTATGCTCCTATTCATGCAGTGTTACAGCTATAGTTAACTTCAAGGTGTGGAACAACACGTGTGCTTAGGAGTGTTTTGCCTCTCAACATGCTACATAGACTCTTGGGTGAAATTGTGGCCTTACAAAGAATAATGAGATCAAGATTCTTAAATTAGCTCAGGTAACGGGAAGGGTGAGGGCAGAGTGTCTACATGGTCATCTGAATGCCTTGACAAAATGAGTCTCCTGtatagatttattttctttatccaggcacattttcaaaaatcaaactttttttttactggttttgtaGAAGATCCTCAGAATGTGTGTTagtattttcaaaggaatttgCTTTCCATTGTACTATGTATTTATGCATTTAGTATAATCCGTAGGGAAAACGGAATCATAAATCACACTAAGCAAGTGATTTGCTGCTTACCAGCACTGTCTTCCTTAAGACCGactaaaaaaaagatgaaaattgtggaagaaaaatcttGACAGTGAAATTGCTGATGTAGCTTTATTCATGTCTTACTAGCAAATATATTGCCATTAATAATCCCCCAGTGAGGTAATTACCTGTGAAAAAGATGTACGTTGAACCTGTTTTAGTCTCATCTTTCCTGCATTTGTTACCATTGCACAGTTGAAGCCAGCAGCTATATTCACCTGTGTCTGCTGCAGTGGAGTTGGTGAGGATCAGCTCACTGTACCTGTCAAGCTGCTTTATactggggagaagaaaaacaaaaaggcacAGACAAGAAGGGATGTATTTGCTCATAAATTTCTGTCAGCtcacttctgcttctgaattttttattcCTACTCTGTGCCTGaccttccttttgctttcaaagCTGCATAGCAACTCCCTCTTTTGCTCCAACAAAGACCCGCTTACATGAATAGTTAATGATTTCAACTACACATGAGTGATTGCAAGCTACTGTCCTGTACAGTTCACTCTTGGATACCTTCAGTCCCCATTTTGATATTGGGCTGAGGCTGCTGTAGACAATATGTTTATctatgttttgtttcagtttgtcCACATATGTCCCATATTTTCATGCTCCAAGTCAACCTACATGCATCCGAGTTGGTTTTTCATGCCATTAATTGTTGCAATCCTTCAATGGTAGATAACAGAGTTAATTCAGGAGTAATAAGTAGCAGCTACTTTAATAACAGTTTGTTTGACAGTTTCTGCCTGCTTT
The window above is part of the Phaenicophaeus curvirostris isolate KB17595 chromosome 4, BPBGC_Pcur_1.0, whole genome shotgun sequence genome. Proteins encoded here:
- the PDGFRL gene encoding platelet-derived growth factor receptor-like protein, with product MRLRALLLLLLLLHVTGQAAKSKRPKEPGENRIKPVNKKVKPKIPRMKERESADSSLKSQSILTQMTDKGHFQKLAASLSLSAGESIELRCKGSNVTWNYPSYLDTFKDSRLSIKQLDRYSELILTNSTAADTGEYSCWLQLCNGNKCRKDETKTGSTYIFFTDKEELFVPTPSYFDIVYLNPDKPAVIPCRVTTPSAKVTLHREFPAEEIEIDGIDVTYDVKKGFVYQHPTSDHKGIVYCKAESQGAPQISIKYHLLYVEVPKGPPSTTIAASSTRAEVGDSVHVSCTVLGEPDVDVNFRWQYPEQESKRPVIIQNFWRLINRGTGHTTRISKSVLVVEDFEARDAGNYICIAQNLQGETTVATKVELNR